The following coding sequences lie in one Hoplias malabaricus isolate fHopMal1 chromosome 14, fHopMal1.hap1, whole genome shotgun sequence genomic window:
- the LOC136666146 gene encoding tumor necrosis factor receptor superfamily member 14-like, which yields MKCSGETFIFYLFCYYKRLQVKMITNLDIFFIIAAVFFLNFGLCYGVCARAKYEIDGKCCPMCAPGDRVYRHCTEDTSTTCVLCPDSTYLDAPSGLLQCFSCAVCDPGHGLRVMTPCTRSSDTVCEPLDGHYCAEKNRSSCSLAAKHTACLPGQYIKQRGTAFTDTKCGECSDGTYSDGSLHICSTYTKCEDSGLTEIKPGTKVSDVECGHKTSAVVIAVSLFLVVLLLSAAVFIFLKKKDIIKHCTAQEDRLPRQETASEGTKMSSVKPMLSVHEEDETQG from the exons ATGAAATGTTCAGGGGaaacctttattttttatttattttgctattACAAGAGACTGCAAGTGAAAATGATCACTAacttggacattttttttatcatcGCTGCTGTTTTCTTTCTGAATTTTGGACTGTGTTATGGTGTTTGTGCCAGAGCTAAGTATGAGATCGATGGAAAATGTTGTCCCATGTGTGCACCTG ggGACCGTGTTTATAGACATTGCACAGAGGATACCAGCACAACTTGTGTTCTTTGTCCTGATTCAACTTATCTTGATGCACCCAGTGGCCTCTTACAATGTTTCAGCTGTGCAGTCTGTGATCCTG GTCATGGTTTAAGAGTAATGACTCCCTGCACTCGATCATCAGACACAGTTTGTGAGCCACTAGATGGACACTACTGcgcagaaaaaaacagaagcagCTGTTCTTTAGCCGCAAAACACACAGCCTGTCTCCCAGGACAGTACATAAAACAAAGAG GAACAGCTTTTACAGATACCAAATGTGGAGAATGCTCAGATGGGACCTATTCAGACGGCTCACTTCACATTTGTTCAACATATACAAA GTGTGAAGATTCAGGACTTACAGAAATAAAGCCAGGAACAAAGGTTTCTGATGTTGAATGTGGACATAAAACTTCTGCTGTTGTTATAGCTGTATCCCTGTTCCTTGTGGTTTTACTTCTGTCTGCAGCAGTTTTTATCTTCTTAAAAAAGAAGGACATCATTAAACATTGTACAG CTCAAGAAGACAGGCTTCCAAGACAAGAAACAGCATCTGAGGGA aCAAAAATGTCCTCAGTGAAGCCCATGCTTTCTGTACATGA GGAGGATGAAACCCAAGGCTAA